DNA sequence from the Deltaproteobacteria bacterium genome:
CATCTTCTTCCCCGCCCATTCCAGCGCCCGGGAGATTCCGCCAACGGGGCAGACCCATGAGCAGAAGACCTTCCTTGCAAGGAAAGACGACATTATGGCCGCGATAAGTATGGTCAGGCCCGCCGGATGGACCTCGTCGTAGAGGCCCGTAGCGAGGAAACGCTTCAGCCCCATCAGGGCGCTGATCGGAAGGAAGCCTTCCACGGCGGGCGGGCGGGATGCGGTGATCGGGCCGCCGGACACCGCCTGCCGGAAGAATTCGTGGAACTCGATTCCCACGAGCACGAAAAACAGGACGAATCCCCACTGCACGACCCCCCTTAGCTTGGGGAGAAGCTTATATGGATTGCGCCGCCTTGCTGCGTTTTCCGCCGCCCGGGGGCCGGCTTGCGCAGTTTCGGACGCATGTTTCAATGCAACTGCGGGTTCATTCATGGATACCATGGTCCCCCATGATCCCCGCTCCTTCCTTGACCTGCCTCAAGCCCGGAAATAAACTCGATAGCATGGCGCTGATCGGGGAAGTGTTCATAGCGGATGTCCTCGGAAAGACGGTCCTCGACCCGCTTGGCGAGGAGATCGGCAAGCTGCGCGACATCGCCGTCGAGGGGGGATCGCCATTTCCCCGCGCGGCGGGGCTTGTCCTGGAAAAGAAAAAAAAGACCTGGTTCCTGCCCTGGGCCGATCTGAACATCTTCAACCGGCGGATCATCTCCTCGAAGAAGCGGGAATCCGATCTCGCCGAATTCCAGGCCACATCGGACCAGCTGCTGATCGGAAGGGACATCCTCGATAAGCAGATCGTCGACATCAACGGCGCAAAGGTCGTTCGCGTCAACGACGTCAAGTTGACCGAGGAAGGCGGGGCGGCGTGCGTTACGGACGTGGACGTGGGCGTGCGAGGCATTCTGCGCCGACTGGGCGTGGAGCGTCGCGGAGACTCCTTCTTCCAGGCGATCCGGCATCCCCTGCGGCACCAGCTCATCTCCTGGGAATTCATCCAGCCGCTGGAGACGAAGCTCGACCGGCTGACCCTGGCCCTCTCGCGGGAGGCCCTTTCCAGGATCCATCCCGCGGACATCGCGCAGATCATAAGCGGCATGTCGCCCGACGAGCGGAAGGGGTTCTTCGAGAAGCTCGACCTCGAGACGGCGGCCGAGGCGCTCCACGAGCTGGAGCCGGAGGTGCAGGCCGACCTCATTACCGACATGGACAAGGAACAGGCGGCCGACGTCATCGAGCGGATGCCTCCCGACGAGGCGGCCGACGTCATCGCCGACCTCCCTGCCGAGAAGGCGCAGGAACTGCTCGGTCTTATGGAAAAGGAGGAGGCCGAGGACATCCACGAGCTGCTTGCCCACGAGGAGGACACCGCCGGCGGGCTCATGATAAACGAGTACCTCGCCTATCCTCCGGGGATCAAGATCGGGGAAGCGATGGAGCGGTTCCGGAAGGACGCGACGGAGCTCGAAGCCTACTACTACATTTACGTCGTCGAGGGGGAGAAGCTCCTTGGGGTACTCGGCCTGCGCGATCTCATATTGGAGGATCAGTCGAAACCCATAAGCGAGGTCATGCACAGGAAATTGATCACGGTGTATGCCGACGCGGGGCAGGAAACCGTGGCCGAACTTATCTCGAAGTACAACCTTCTCGCCCTGCCCGTCGTCGACGAAGAAAACTGCCTGCTGGGCGTAGTCACCGTGGACGACGTCGTCGATCTCCTGCTTCCCCCCGCCTCCCGCCGCAAGCGCCGCAAGATATAACTTATAAAATCAGGGACGTACTTAAAAACAGGGACGTTCTTAAAAACTTTCTTAAAAACAGGGACGTTCCTGAACTTTTTTCCACAGCCACGATCCTGAACTTCTCCGGTTGTATATCCCACGAAGCGCTTGTACCTCCCGGTCATAA
Encoded proteins:
- a CDS encoding CBS domain-containing protein, producing the protein MALIGEVFIADVLGKTVLDPLGEEIGKLRDIAVEGGSPFPRAAGLVLEKKKKTWFLPWADLNIFNRRIISSKKRESDLAEFQATSDQLLIGRDILDKQIVDINGAKVVRVNDVKLTEEGGAACVTDVDVGVRGILRRLGVERRGDSFFQAIRHPLRHQLISWEFIQPLETKLDRLTLALSREALSRIHPADIAQIISGMSPDERKGFFEKLDLETAAEALHELEPEVQADLITDMDKEQAADVIERMPPDEAADVIADLPAEKAQELLGLMEKEEAEDIHELLAHEEDTAGGLMINEYLAYPPGIKIGEAMERFRKDATELEAYYYIYVVEGEKLLGVLGLRDLILEDQSKPISEVMHRKLITVYADAGQETVAELISKYNLLALPVVDEENCLLGVVTVDDVVDLLLPPASRRKRRKI
- a CDS encoding 4Fe-4S binding protein, translating into MNEPAVALKHASETAQAGPRAAENAARRRNPYKLLPKLRGVVQWGFVLFFVLVGIEFHEFFRQAVSGGPITASRPPAVEGFLPISALMGLKRFLATGLYDEVHPAGLTILIAAIMSSFLARKVFCSWVCPVGGISRALEWAGKKMLWKRRKKETVVNRGVDLALSSLKYLLLAFFIWAVVIGMDKVAIYKFMNSTYNYAADAKMLLFFMDISRTAA